In Methylobacterium aquaticum, the following are encoded in one genomic region:
- a CDS encoding trna delta -isopentenylpyrophosphate transferase — protein sequence MSATTDKQIADILATYGEPLAGNVWRVQGTAVIYHKALERIAVQARIRFDAPVIVRAERDEAVILVTGHMPGPNGDRTEWSIGEALIGVNYRVSGKQAAYVFAMAEKRAKDRVILKLAGLHGLLYSEDEADEFKASRPDLVAANQSRRPEPVRERHDAEESDREAEAANDADAPRDEAPRAEASESEADLTARIDQAQSINAVTDLMLAPETQAALAAMPPGLRDEVREHAKARLVALGWPARSNAKSRKAAVA from the coding sequence ATGAGCGCAACCACGGACAAGCAGATCGCGGACATCCTCGCCACCTACGGCGAGCCGCTGGCCGGCAACGTCTGGCGCGTGCAGGGCACCGCCGTGATCTACCACAAGGCCCTGGAGCGGATCGCCGTGCAGGCCCGCATCCGCTTCGACGCCCCGGTGATCGTGCGGGCCGAGCGGGACGAGGCGGTGATCCTGGTGACCGGCCACATGCCGGGCCCGAACGGCGACCGCACCGAGTGGTCGATCGGCGAGGCCTTGATCGGCGTGAACTACCGCGTCTCGGGCAAACAGGCGGCCTACGTCTTCGCCATGGCGGAGAAGCGGGCCAAGGACCGGGTCATCCTCAAGCTCGCCGGCCTGCACGGCCTGCTCTATTCCGAGGACGAGGCCGACGAGTTCAAGGCGAGCCGGCCCGACCTGGTGGCGGCGAACCAGTCGCGCCGGCCCGAGCCCGTGCGCGAGCGGCACGATGCCGAAGAGTCCGACCGCGAGGCCGAGGCCGCCAACGATGCCGACGCGCCGCGGGACGAGGCGCCCCGCGCCGAGGCGTCGGAGTCGGAAGCCGACCTCACCGCCCGCATCGACCAGGCGCAGTCGATCAACGCGGTGACCGACCTGATGCTCGCGCCCGAGACGCAAGCGGCGCTCGCCGCGATGCCGCCGGGCCTGCGCGACGAGGTCCGCGAGCACGCCAAGGCCCGGCTCGTCGCTCTGGGCTGGCCGGCCCGCAGCAACGCCAAGTCCCGCAAGGCCGCGGTGGCGTGA
- a CDS encoding response regulator: protein MTESSAAAKTQPVILVVEDEPEERFLAATLLEETGFRVIEAETAEKALAILRERGDEVNVVFSDVRTPGQIGGFELARIIGVTWPRVHVLLTSGDAGDQPSDLRMSATFIPKPWRALDILTLVEQAAGYHTGGAASDAH, encoded by the coding sequence ATGACCGAGTCCAGCGCCGCCGCGAAGACCCAGCCCGTGATCCTGGTCGTCGAGGACGAACCGGAGGAGCGTTTCCTCGCGGCCACGCTGCTGGAGGAAACGGGCTTTCGCGTCATCGAGGCCGAGACCGCCGAGAAGGCGCTCGCGATCCTGCGCGAGCGGGGCGACGAGGTGAACGTCGTCTTCTCGGACGTGCGGACCCCGGGCCAGATCGGCGGGTTCGAGCTGGCCCGGATCATCGGCGTCACCTGGCCGCGGGTCCACGTCCTGCTCACCTCGGGTGATGCCGGCGACCAGCCGAGCGACCTGCGGATGTCGGCCACCTTCATTCCGAAGCCGTGGCGGGCCCTCGACATCCTCACGTTGGTCGAGCAGGCCGCCGGCTATCATACCGGCGGCGCCGCGAGCGACGCGCACTAG
- a CDS encoding outer membrane protein, with translation MSLAAPAMAADLDFGPLRGGVEPLAVPAADVWDGFYIGGHGGWTSGSFGFGNVFSAPVAQNLRATAIEATLGASGLLHATDARRDGIGFGGYAGVNYQIDEIVVGVEADYTHLRLTGRSSDAIGRQKTDGTGYLMGVVLSGDAATQITDYATLRGRVGYTVGGFMPFVTGGLAVGRAQISETVAVQGFEYDQATYRSNQALADPSKRVFVNHSGYKNFLQNDPGNSELAAPDILRRSKEKIVGGLAAGAGLEYAITPNLLLRAEYQYVLFSDFDGHKLNTNTVRGGAAVKF, from the coding sequence TTGAGCCTCGCTGCACCGGCGATGGCCGCGGATCTCGATTTCGGCCCCTTGCGCGGCGGCGTCGAGCCGCTCGCCGTTCCCGCGGCGGATGTCTGGGACGGCTTCTATATCGGCGGTCACGGCGGCTGGACGAGCGGCAGCTTCGGCTTCGGCAACGTCTTCAGCGCGCCGGTCGCCCAGAATCTCCGCGCCACCGCGATCGAAGCCACCCTCGGCGCCTCCGGCCTCCTGCACGCCACCGACGCGCGGCGGGACGGGATCGGCTTCGGCGGCTATGCCGGCGTGAACTACCAGATCGACGAGATCGTGGTCGGCGTCGAAGCAGACTACACCCATCTCCGCCTGACCGGCCGCAGCAGCGACGCGATCGGTCGGCAGAAGACCGACGGGACAGGCTACCTCATGGGGGTCGTCCTGTCCGGCGATGCGGCCACGCAGATCACGGATTACGCGACCCTCAGGGGTCGGGTCGGCTACACGGTCGGTGGCTTCATGCCGTTCGTGACCGGCGGCCTTGCCGTCGGCCGTGCGCAGATCTCCGAGACGGTGGCGGTGCAAGGCTTCGAGTACGACCAGGCGACCTACCGCAGCAACCAGGCCCTCGCCGATCCCTCGAAGCGGGTCTTCGTCAATCACTCCGGCTATAAGAACTTCCTCCAGAACGATCCCGGCAACAGCGAGCTCGCCGCGCCCGACATCCTCCGGCGCTCGAAGGAGAAGATCGTCGGCGGCCTCGCGGCGGGGGCGGGCCTCGAATACGCCATCACGCCGAACCTGCTGCTGCGCGCGGAATACCAGTACGTCCTGTTCAGCGACTTCGACGGCCACAAGCTGAACACCAACACCGTGCGGGGCGGCGCGGCGGTGAAGTTCTGA
- a CDS encoding dienelactone hydrolase family protein — protein sequence MATSDDARTDDLEQLDGLVIPPFSRRGFVMTSLMTGLTLATTRVEAQAIRTDETGIVAGEVRIPVGDGPMPAYRAMPQGAGPFPIVLVVEEIFGVHDYIKDICRRLAKAGYTAVAPELFARQGDVSKMTDVQEIVREVVSKTPDAQVMADLDATAAWAAAEAKGDAGKLGITGWCRGGRTVWLYAAHSTSLKAGVAWYGNFGGTRTGIQPRTAADVIPEIRAPILGLYGGADTGIPVADVEKAREAAKAAGKEVEIVVFPDAPHGFHADYRPSYRKGPAEDGWGRMLAWFRNHGVA from the coding sequence ATGGCGACGAGCGACGATGCGCGGACCGACGACCTCGAACAGCTCGACGGACTGGTGATCCCGCCCTTCTCCCGGCGCGGCTTCGTGATGACGAGCCTGATGACCGGGCTGACGCTCGCCACCACCCGGGTCGAGGCGCAAGCCATCCGCACCGACGAGACCGGCATCGTCGCCGGCGAGGTTCGGATCCCGGTCGGCGACGGGCCAATGCCGGCCTACCGGGCGATGCCGCAGGGGGCCGGGCCGTTCCCGATCGTCCTCGTGGTCGAGGAGATCTTCGGGGTCCACGACTACATCAAGGACATCTGCCGGCGGCTCGCCAAGGCCGGCTACACCGCGGTGGCGCCGGAGCTGTTCGCCCGCCAGGGCGATGTCTCCAAGATGACCGACGTGCAGGAGATCGTCCGCGAGGTGGTGTCGAAGACGCCGGACGCGCAGGTGATGGCCGATCTCGACGCGACCGCCGCCTGGGCGGCGGCCGAGGCGAAGGGCGATGCGGGCAAGCTCGGCATCACCGGCTGGTGTCGCGGCGGGCGCACCGTGTGGCTCTACGCGGCCCACAGCACCAGCCTGAAGGCCGGCGTCGCCTGGTACGGCAATTTCGGCGGCACCCGCACGGGCATCCAGCCCAGGACCGCCGCCGACGTGATCCCGGAGATCCGCGCGCCGATCCTCGGCCTCTACGGCGGCGCCGATACCGGCATCCCGGTCGCCGACGTCGAGAAGGCGCGCGAGGCGGCCAAGGCGGCGGGCAAGGAGGTCGAGATCGTCGTCTTCCCGGACGCGCCGCACGGCTTCCACGCCGATTATCGCCCGAGCTACCGCAAGGGGCCGGCGGAGGACGGCTGGGGGCGGATGCTGGCGTGGTTCCGCAACCACGGCGTCGCCTGA
- a CDS encoding glycosyltransferase, producing the protein MHVGILTNFATPKGGAEKVAIESARGLAECGVAVTLIHGADGPADPLLDHPGIRRVGLGLVDVWERPAWRGAIEGIWNREAARRLDAALAALPDRPDVLHLHQWTRSLSPAIFPVLARSGLPVAITLHDYFLLCPNGLYYRFDTAEPCSVRPLSGPCLAASCDPQSRVHKAVRVARYVAQRAAITRTTDYRAIDLVHVSDGSRARIEPMMPGIGFRHHRIDNPVRVERAAPADPAAGDAVAFVGRFTREKGADLVAQGAHRAGIPSLFIGDGPLADELRAVPGTEVIGWRAPAEVEALLRRRARAVVAPSRWLETGPLTIYEALAAGIPAIASDRAGAAEKIRDGETGFVTAPDLAALAQAFGRLKDDALVRRLGRTAHAAYWSAPTTLAAHAGALCRLYAGMTAAAEAPSFQRSAVM; encoded by the coding sequence ATGCATGTCGGCATCCTGACGAATTTCGCGACGCCGAAGGGCGGCGCCGAGAAGGTCGCGATCGAATCCGCCCGCGGGCTCGCCGAATGCGGCGTCGCCGTCACGCTGATCCACGGGGCCGACGGGCCGGCCGACCCGCTGCTCGATCATCCGGGCATCCGCCGGGTGGGTCTGGGCCTCGTCGACGTGTGGGAGCGGCCGGCCTGGCGCGGCGCGATCGAGGGGATCTGGAACCGCGAGGCGGCGCGGCGCCTCGACGCGGCGCTCGCGGCCCTGCCGGACCGGCCCGACGTGCTGCACCTGCACCAATGGACCCGCTCGCTCTCGCCGGCGATTTTTCCGGTCCTGGCGCGCAGCGGCCTGCCCGTGGCGATCACCCTGCACGACTACTTCCTGCTCTGCCCGAACGGTCTCTATTACCGCTTCGACACAGCCGAGCCCTGCAGCGTGCGCCCGCTCTCGGGCCCCTGCCTCGCGGCCTCCTGCGATCCGCAATCGCGGGTTCACAAGGCGGTGCGGGTGGCGCGCTACGTCGCGCAACGGGCGGCGATCACCCGCACCACCGACTACCGCGCGATCGATCTCGTCCATGTCTCGGACGGCAGCCGGGCGCGGATCGAGCCGATGATGCCGGGCATCGGCTTCCGCCACCACCGCATCGACAACCCGGTCCGGGTCGAGCGCGCCGCCCCGGCCGATCCGGCCGCCGGTGACGCGGTCGCCTTCGTCGGCCGCTTCACCCGGGAGAAGGGCGCCGACCTCGTGGCGCAAGGAGCCCACCGGGCCGGAATACCGTCGCTCTTCATCGGCGACGGGCCGCTCGCCGACGAGCTGCGCGCCGTGCCGGGAACCGAGGTGATCGGCTGGCGCGCCCCGGCGGAGGTCGAGGCGCTGCTGCGCCGCCGCGCCCGGGCCGTGGTGGCGCCGTCACGCTGGCTCGAGACCGGCCCGCTGACGATCTACGAGGCGCTCGCCGCCGGCATCCCGGCCATCGCCTCCGACCGGGCCGGCGCGGCCGAGAAGATCCGGGACGGCGAAACCGGCTTCGTCACCGCCCCCGACCTCGCCGCGCTCGCGCAGGCCTTCGGCCGGCTGAAGGACGACGCCCTGGTCCGCCGGCTCGGAAGGACCGCCCATGCCGCCTACTGGTCCGCCCCGACGACGCTCGCCGCCCATGCGGGCGCGCTCTGCCGCCTCTATGCGGGGATGACGGCTGCGGCCGAGGCGCCATCTTTTCAGCGTAGTGCTGTCATGTGA
- a CDS encoding glucose 1-dehydrogenase yields the protein MQRLAGKVALVTGGARGIGLAIARRFAREGAAAVILADLDEAEAARVAPENPAFHPCPLDVTQDVDWARAVDRTVARHGGLDVLVNNAGIAVVGSIESVTLEEWHRVQAVNVDGTFLGCRHAVRAMKPPAGRGGAIINLSSVSGLVGGHNLAAYNASKGAVRLLTKSVALHCARQKYGVRCNSIHPGFTETDMLRDLAAGSRYTPEALSERLRASVPLGRNAAAEEIAGLAAYLASDEAGFVTGAEMVIDGGVTAQ from the coding sequence ATGCAGCGTCTGGCCGGCAAGGTCGCCCTGGTGACGGGCGGCGCGCGGGGCATCGGGCTCGCGATCGCGCGGCGCTTCGCCCGCGAGGGCGCGGCGGCGGTGATCCTCGCCGATCTCGACGAGGCCGAGGCCGCGCGCGTCGCGCCGGAGAACCCCGCCTTCCATCCCTGTCCCCTCGACGTGACGCAGGACGTGGACTGGGCCAGGGCCGTCGACCGCACGGTCGCCCGCCACGGCGGCCTCGATGTTCTGGTCAACAATGCCGGGATCGCGGTCGTCGGCTCGATCGAGTCCGTGACCCTGGAGGAATGGCACCGGGTCCAGGCGGTCAACGTCGACGGCACCTTCCTCGGCTGCCGCCACGCGGTCCGGGCGATGAAGCCGCCGGCCGGCCGCGGCGGCGCGATCATCAACCTCTCGTCGGTCTCGGGGCTCGTCGGCGGGCACAACCTCGCCGCCTACAACGCCTCGAAGGGGGCGGTGCGCCTCCTCACCAAGTCGGTCGCCCTGCATTGCGCCCGGCAGAAATATGGGGTGCGCTGCAACTCGATCCATCCCGGCTTCACCGAGACCGACATGCTGCGCGACCTGGCGGCGGGCAGCCGCTACACCCCCGAGGCCCTGTCCGAGCGCCTGCGCGCCTCGGTGCCGCTGGGGCGCAATGCCGCCGCCGAGGAGATCGCGGGGCTCGCCGCCTATCTCGCCTCGGACGAGGCCGGCTTCGTCACCGGTGCCGAGATGGTGATCGACGGCGGCGTCACCGCGCAATAA
- a CDS encoding acyl-CoA dehydrogenase family protein, whose amino-acid sequence MSAQAAPAPTDLVTLAQEAGLAAKALAADATRRVRAGLVGTDGRLSPDRLAAEQHAAHGLAWLSTYAEAIVQLGAYAARLAEQGRLGETETLLVRIGLGEYLEQLFSGIPMSQGEMVRPTSSLGLKAQEVARHRSEAVETLIAEGNTAANRAALVRLIREGSGATVGDSGLDEDMEAIRTEMRRFGQAEVAPHAHEWHLENAYIPLEIIGQMAELGVFGLTIPEEYGGMGLPKISMCVVSEELSRAYIGVGSLGTRSEIAAELILGGGTEEQKQRFLPKIASGEVLPTAVFTEPNTGSDLASLRTKAVKEGDTWRIHGNKTWITHPVRADLMTVLVRTKPEEPGHKGLSLLLGEKPRGTDENPFPVAGLSGGEIEVLGYRGMKEYELAFDGFEVPDANLLGGVEGKGFAQLMQTFESARIQTAARAVGVAQSALDVGLRYAEERVQFGKPLVSFPRVADKLAMMAVEIAIARQLTYFAAHQKDEGKRCDLEAGMAKLLGARVAWAAADNALQIHGGNGFALEYPVSRLLCDARILSIFEGAAEIQAQVIARRLLEVQ is encoded by the coding sequence ATGTCCGCCCAGGCCGCCCCCGCCCCGACCGATCTCGTCACCCTGGCGCAGGAAGCCGGCCTCGCCGCGAAGGCCCTCGCCGCGGACGCCACACGACGCGTCCGCGCCGGCCTCGTCGGCACCGACGGGCGGCTCTCGCCCGATCGCCTGGCGGCCGAGCAGCACGCCGCCCATGGGCTCGCCTGGCTCTCGACCTATGCCGAGGCGATCGTCCAGCTCGGCGCCTATGCGGCGCGCCTCGCCGAACAGGGCCGCCTCGGCGAGACCGAGACGCTGCTGGTGCGCATCGGGCTGGGTGAATATCTGGAGCAGCTCTTCAGCGGCATCCCGATGAGCCAGGGCGAGATGGTGCGCCCGACCTCGTCCCTCGGCCTCAAGGCCCAGGAAGTCGCGCGCCACCGCTCCGAGGCCGTCGAGACCCTGATCGCTGAAGGTAACACCGCCGCGAACCGCGCCGCCCTGGTGCGGCTGATCCGCGAGGGCTCGGGCGCGACGGTCGGCGACAGCGGCCTCGACGAGGACATGGAGGCGATCCGCACCGAGATGCGCCGCTTCGGCCAGGCCGAGGTCGCGCCCCACGCCCATGAATGGCACCTCGAGAACGCCTACATCCCGCTCGAGATCATCGGCCAGATGGCCGAGCTCGGCGTGTTCGGGCTGACCATCCCCGAGGAATATGGCGGCATGGGCCTGCCGAAGATCTCGATGTGCGTGGTCTCGGAGGAGTTGTCGCGGGCCTATATCGGCGTCGGCTCCCTCGGCACCCGCTCGGAGATCGCCGCCGAACTGATCCTGGGGGGAGGCACCGAGGAGCAGAAGCAGCGCTTCCTGCCGAAGATCGCCTCGGGCGAGGTGCTGCCGACCGCGGTCTTCACCGAGCCGAATACCGGCTCCGACCTCGCCTCGCTCCGCACCAAGGCGGTGAAGGAGGGCGACACCTGGCGGATCCACGGCAACAAGACCTGGATCACCCACCCGGTCCGCGCCGACCTGATGACCGTGCTGGTGCGCACCAAGCCCGAGGAGCCGGGCCACAAGGGCCTGTCGCTGCTGCTCGGCGAGAAGCCCCGCGGCACCGACGAGAACCCGTTTCCGGTCGCGGGCCTGTCGGGCGGCGAGATCGAGGTGCTCGGCTATCGCGGCATGAAGGAGTACGAGCTGGCCTTCGACGGGTTCGAGGTGCCGGATGCGAACCTGCTGGGCGGCGTCGAGGGCAAGGGTTTCGCCCAGCTGATGCAGACCTTCGAATCGGCCCGCATCCAGACCGCGGCCCGCGCCGTCGGCGTCGCCCAGTCGGCCCTCGATGTCGGCCTGCGCTACGCCGAGGAGCGGGTGCAGTTCGGCAAGCCGCTGGTCTCGTTCCCGCGGGTCGCCGACAAGCTCGCCATGATGGCGGTCGAGATCGCCATCGCCCGCCAGCTCACCTACTTCGCCGCCCACCAGAAGGACGAGGGCAAGCGCTGCGACCTCGAAGCCGGCATGGCCAAGCTTCTCGGCGCCCGCGTCGCCTGGGCCGCCGCCGACAACGCCCTCCAGATCCATGGCGGCAACGGCTTCGCCCTCGAATACCCGGTGAGCCGCCTGCTCTGCGACGCCCGCATCCTGTCGATCTTCGAGGGCGCGGCCGAGATCCAGGCCCAGGTCATTGCCCGCCGCCTGCTCGAGGTGCAGTGA
- a CDS encoding outer membrane protein, whose amino-acid sequence MARFGHCIPVAALGLGLLGAPALAADLLPPPPPPPPLPAPVEVGSGWYLRGDYTASDFRHPKDDTLPGTEGAKLVGFRLGNTDGYGGGIGYRFNSFLRADVTVDGRTRSRFRDYSSRTNFVEGFNTEAGKLDVLTGLFNVYVDLGTWWGFTPYVGAGVGMASNRFHDAWTGTTCFTTACGGGVDGAYRLGAQGFDARANHTAIGLAWAAMAGISYEIGAGVSLDASYRYLEVGKARTGFDAYNQNTRIKDIAANEFRVGLRWAFGNGLALPGLAGSAY is encoded by the coding sequence ATGGCACGGTTCGGTCACTGCATCCCGGTCGCGGCCCTCGGGCTCGGCCTGCTCGGCGCGCCCGCGCTCGCCGCCGACCTGTTGCCGCCGCCCCCACCACCGCCGCCGCTCCCGGCCCCGGTGGAGGTCGGCTCCGGCTGGTACCTGCGCGGCGACTACACGGCGAGCGACTTCCGCCACCCGAAGGACGACACCCTGCCGGGCACCGAAGGCGCCAAGCTCGTCGGCTTCCGCCTCGGCAACACCGACGGCTATGGCGGCGGCATCGGCTACCGCTTCAACAGTTTCCTGCGCGCCGACGTCACGGTCGACGGGCGCACCCGCAGCCGCTTCCGCGACTATTCCTCGCGGACCAACTTCGTCGAGGGCTTCAATACCGAGGCCGGCAAGCTCGATGTCCTGACCGGCCTGTTCAACGTCTACGTCGATCTCGGCACCTGGTGGGGCTTCACGCCCTATGTCGGCGCGGGTGTCGGCATGGCGAGCAACCGCTTCCACGACGCCTGGACCGGCACCACCTGCTTCACCACCGCCTGCGGCGGCGGCGTCGACGGCGCCTACCGGCTCGGGGCGCAGGGCTTCGACGCCCGCGCCAACCACACCGCGATCGGCCTGGCCTGGGCGGCCATGGCGGGCATCTCCTACGAGATCGGCGCCGGCGTGAGCCTGGATGCCAGCTACCGCTACCTCGAGGTCGGCAAGGCGCGGACCGGCTTCGACGCCTACAACCAGAACACCCGGATCAAGGACATCGCCGCCAACGAGTTCCGGGTCGGCCTGCGCTGGGCCTTCGGCAACGGCCTCGCCCTGCCGGGCCTCGCCGGTTCGGCCTACTGA
- the glmM gene encoding phosphoglucosamine mutase, translated as MRKYFGTDGIRGRANGVITPELALKVGQAAGLVFQRGDHRHRVVIGKDTRLSGYMIETALVAGFTSVGMDVLLLGPMPTPAVAMLTRSMRADIGVMISASHNPFEDNGIKIFGPDGFKLSDEVEREIERLIDTSLHTKLAGSNDLGRAKRIESVHARYIEFAKRTLPRNLTLDGLRVVVDCANGAAYRVAPETLWELGAEVIAIGTEPDGFNINRDVGSTAPEALVGKVRELRADIGIALDGDADRVLIVDEKGQRVDGDQLMAVVARSWQEDQRLTKNGIVATIMSNLGLERYLGGLGLGMVRTAVGDRYVLEHMREHGYNLGGEQSGHIIMSDYATTGDGLVAALQLLSVVQRQQRPVSEVCHCFDPLPQVLKNVRYGAGGEPLRQDSVVTAIEGARQRLGEGGRLVIRPSGTEPVIRVMAEGDDRDLVVQVVDDVVEALRKVAA; from the coding sequence GTGCGCAAGTATTTCGGGACCGACGGCATCCGGGGCCGGGCCAACGGCGTCATCACGCCGGAACTCGCGCTCAAGGTGGGACAGGCCGCCGGGCTCGTGTTCCAGCGCGGAGACCACCGCCACCGGGTGGTGATCGGCAAGGATACCCGCCTGTCGGGCTACATGATCGAGACCGCCCTGGTGGCGGGCTTCACCTCGGTCGGGATGGACGTGCTGCTGCTCGGCCCGATGCCGACGCCGGCCGTCGCGATGCTGACCCGGTCGATGCGCGCCGATATCGGGGTGATGATCTCGGCCTCGCACAACCCGTTCGAGGATAACGGCATCAAGATCTTCGGCCCCGACGGGTTCAAGCTCTCCGACGAGGTCGAGCGCGAGATCGAGCGCCTGATCGACACGAGCCTGCACACGAAGCTCGCCGGATCGAACGATCTCGGCCGGGCCAAGCGCATCGAGAGCGTGCATGCGCGCTACATCGAGTTCGCCAAGCGTACGCTCCCGCGCAACCTCACCCTCGACGGATTGCGGGTCGTGGTCGATTGCGCCAACGGCGCCGCCTACCGGGTCGCGCCCGAGACCCTGTGGGAGCTCGGCGCCGAGGTGATCGCCATCGGCACCGAGCCGGACGGCTTCAACATCAACCGCGACGTCGGCTCGACCGCCCCCGAAGCGCTGGTCGGCAAGGTGCGCGAATTGCGCGCCGATATCGGCATCGCGCTCGACGGCGACGCCGACCGGGTCCTGATCGTCGACGAGAAGGGCCAGCGGGTCGACGGCGACCAGCTGATGGCGGTGGTGGCCCGGTCCTGGCAGGAGGACCAGCGGCTGACCAAGAACGGCATCGTCGCCACCATCATGTCGAATCTCGGCCTCGAGCGCTATCTCGGCGGCCTCGGCCTCGGGATGGTCCGCACGGCGGTGGGCGACCGCTACGTCCTCGAGCACATGCGCGAGCACGGCTACAATCTCGGCGGCGAGCAATCCGGCCACATCATCATGTCGGATTACGCCACCACCGGCGACGGGCTGGTGGCGGCGCTCCAGCTCCTCTCGGTGGTGCAGCGCCAGCAGCGTCCGGTGAGCGAGGTCTGCCACTGCTTCGACCCGCTGCCGCAGGTGCTCAAGAACGTGCGCTACGGCGCCGGCGGCGAGCCCCTGCGGCAGGATTCCGTCGTCACCGCCATCGAGGGCGCCCGGCAGCGCTTGGGCGAGGGTGGCCGCCTCGTCATCCGGCCGTCCGGCACCGAGCCGGTGATCCGCGTGATGGCCGAGGGCGACGACCGCGACCTCGTGGTGCAGGTGGTCGACGACGTCGTCGAGGCCCTGCGCAAGGTCGCGGCCTGA
- a CDS encoding DegQ family serine endoprotease, with product MPMRRPTTSLLLAALLLGVARPAAAQAESVPPFRALTDNRAVPESKAQVQLSFAPLVKRAAPSVVNVYGTHVEKRAANRGAMDEFLRRFFGDAGPNLPQERAQRSLGSGVIVDASGLIVTNNHVIENMNEVKVALNDRREFEAQIILRDPRTDLAILKIKSPSGGLTPMEIGDSEHLQVGDFVIAIGNPFGVGQTVTQGIVSALARTQVGSADYQFFIQTDAAINPGNSGGALVDLNGGLVGINTAIYSQSGGSHGIGFAIPASMVKAVVETAKGGAKTVRRPWLGARLQHVTPDIADSVGLDHPTGVLVASMQPKSPAEEAGLKRGDVVLAVDGQTVDDPEAFGYRFALKGIKGETKLTVLRGSSRMTVPVRLGPAPETRPRDTLKVKTRSPFLGATAVNLSPAVVEDLQLDLPAQSQGDGVIIAEVEGGSLANRAGLQKGDLVVAVNGAPVTSTKDLERMTRAPASMWEVTITRGGQQLTSVFGG from the coding sequence ATGCCGATGCGCCGCCCGACGACCTCCCTGCTGCTCGCCGCGCTCCTCCTCGGGGTCGCCCGACCGGCGGCCGCGCAGGCCGAGTCGGTTCCGCCGTTCCGCGCTCTCACGGACAACCGGGCCGTGCCTGAGTCGAAGGCGCAGGTGCAGCTCTCCTTCGCGCCGCTGGTCAAGCGCGCGGCGCCGAGCGTCGTCAACGTCTACGGCACCCATGTCGAGAAGCGTGCCGCCAATCGCGGCGCCATGGACGAGTTCCTGCGCCGCTTCTTCGGCGATGCCGGCCCGAACCTGCCGCAGGAGCGGGCGCAGCGGTCGCTGGGCTCGGGCGTGATCGTCGACGCCTCGGGGCTGATCGTCACCAACAACCACGTCATCGAGAACATGAACGAGGTGAAGGTGGCGCTGAACGACCGGCGCGAGTTCGAGGCGCAGATCATCCTGCGCGACCCCCGCACCGATCTGGCGATCCTGAAGATCAAGAGCCCGAGCGGCGGCCTGACGCCGATGGAGATCGGCGATTCCGAGCACCTGCAGGTCGGCGATTTCGTCATCGCCATCGGCAACCCGTTCGGCGTCGGCCAGACGGTGACGCAGGGCATCGTCTCGGCGCTGGCCCGCACCCAGGTCGGCTCGGCCGACTACCAGTTCTTCATCCAGACCGACGCGGCGATCAACCCGGGCAATTCCGGCGGCGCGCTGGTCGATCTCAACGGCGGCCTCGTCGGCATCAACACGGCGATCTACTCGCAGTCGGGCGGCAGCCACGGCATCGGCTTCGCCATCCCCGCCAGTATGGTCAAGGCGGTGGTCGAGACCGCCAAGGGTGGGGCCAAGACGGTGCGCCGGCCCTGGCTCGGCGCCCGGCTCCAGCACGTGACCCCGGACATCGCCGACAGCGTCGGCCTCGACCACCCGACCGGAGTGCTGGTAGCCTCGATGCAGCCGAAGAGCCCGGCCGAGGAGGCGGGGCTGAAGCGCGGCGACGTGGTCCTGGCGGTGGACGGCCAGACCGTCGACGACCCGGAAGCCTTCGGCTACCGCTTCGCGTTGAAAGGCATCAAGGGCGAGACCAAGCTCACGGTCCTGCGCGGCTCCAGCCGCATGACGGTGCCGGTGCGCTTAGGTCCCGCGCCGGAGACGCGGCCCCGCGACACCCTGAAGGTGAAGACCCGCTCGCCCTTCCTCGGCGCCACCGCGGTCAACCTGTCGCCGGCGGTGGTCGAGGACCTGCAGCTCGACCTGCCGGCCCAGTCGCAAGGAGACGGCGTCATCATCGCCGAGGTCGAGGGCGGCAGCCTCGCCAACCGGGCCGGCCTGCAGAAGGGCGACCTCGTGGTGGCGGTGAACGGCGCCCCGGTGACCTCGACCAAGGACCTGGAGCGCATGACCCGCGCCCCGGCCTCGATGTGGGAGGTGACGATCACCCGGGGTGGGCAGCAGCTGACGTCGGTGTTCGGGGGGTAG